TGTAGACCAACTTCCACGACGACTGCCGTCTGAAGATGGCTCGGAAGCTAAACCAAAGAAGCTATGAGAGAAAACGGGACGATGGTGAAGACTGGAGTGCACGGGAGCGTCGTGCGGCCTCGACGGTTCTTGAGTCATGTTTCCCAGCTCGAAGTGAAAGCGACAGTTTTTAGCAGTGTCCCAGACAAGAAGAATCAACGTAATTGGGTCAACCGTCTTTACGAAAATCTTGCAATTCCTGAGATTGAAAGATGAAGATTTGAATAAGACTGGGGATAAGGAGCTATACAATTTGAACAGATTTACGTTTGACTCCTCTCGTGCAAGGCAATGCAGCATTTTGTCACTGAGCTGCACAGCCACACAGCGAAGGCTGAGCCACACTGGAACCCCCGTTTAGCCACAGACCGCAGCGCACCACTCCGCGCCTCGGCTCTTTCTCACCGTTAGACGGTTGATGTCACAGTGGTCCAAGCTTGCCGATCCACGAGCAGAGCAGCAGTCAATCATCAATCAGGCTGCCCTGCCCGCAAACACCACACGTCCAAACCCCACGATCTTCCCGCCGCTGCAACCTCACTTTTTTTGCTGgtcttcctttcctttcttGCTTGCCTCCTGTACTCCGAGAGTATTCGCTGCAAATCACCAATCCCCCCCGTATATTAACATGCGCTAGCCCCGCCCTCTTCTAATCGCGTTGCTTGCGCCCTTTCCATCTGTCCCAAACTCGGGCACACGAGGCGCTCGGCCCCGACCATCGACGTCGAAcccccatcaccatcaccatcaccatcaccatcaccaccaccttcaCCCTCGCTCCCGCCAGCCTCACCGCCAGCATGGCCGACGTGTCGCCTCCGCCCGCCACCCTCCAACATGACGAGAAGCGGTGCTTTATCTGTCTCATGGATGAGAACGAGTCCGGCTCCTCCGAGTCCGCCTGGGTCGACCCGTGCCCCTGCACCCTCGAGGGCCACCAGGACTGCATGATCCAGTGGGTGACGGAGCTGGAGcgcgagggcaaggagaTCCGCTGTCCCGTCTGCAAGGCCGtcatcaacgtcgacgagccCTACGACCCGGCCCTTGCGCTCAACAACCGGATCTACAAGACATTTAGCAAGATGTCGCCCGGACTGATCCTCGggggcctcggcgccggcacctgGGTCAGCCTCGCCATGTACGGCAACATCGCGGTGCGCGTCTTCGCTGGGCCCGAGGCTACCTATCGGTTTTTCTTCAATGACAACAACCCACGGGGCATACCCATGGTCAACTGGATCCACGTTGCCATCCTGCCCACGATTGCGCCTGCCCTGATCCTGGGCCAGTCGTTCCCCGTCTTGGGTAACGTTTTCTTCATGCCCGCGGCTGCGTTGGTAGGCTCTCACCGGCGTCCTGTTCCTCCTGGGCAACCCCCACTGACACAATCTAGTATGGCGTCTTTCACATGGCGCGCGACGACCACTTCTTCTCCTGGCCCCCCTCACCCCAGCTCGCCGCGGCGTGCTTCCCCTACATCAGAGCTGTGTACAACAATCTCTACCAGGAGTTCGTCACCCCGTACGAGAAAAAGTGGGAGCGCAGGATGGCAGGCCTGCCCGAACCAGTggcaccgccaccgccagcGAACAACAGACCCGCAGGGAACCGTCAGCGTCGGCCCGCTGGGAACAATGACGGTGCCAACAACGATGACAGGaacgtcggcatcgtcggggGTCTGCTCGATGCGGCTATCGACATGCTGGACATCCCCGAGGTTGGGATGGCAGTCGAAGTCGAGGAGATCGAGATGGGTGAAGAGCAAGGCGTCGCGCATCTCGAGATTCTCGTGGAGCCGCTCGAAGACGAAGCGGCAGAGAGGGAAAACGCCGCCAGGGAGGTCGCGGATGTCATCGCCGAGCAGCAGGCTCACCTGAACGAGCAACCGGTGGCGATCCAGCAACCTGCGCAGCCCGCGCAACCGGCGCCCGCGGCCCCTCGTCAGCGAGGCATTCAAGCCAGTCTCCGGGATGTCACGAACACACTGGCAAGCACGCTGCTCCTGCCCATGCTTTCGGCCGGCATGGGCGAACTTCTCCGCCTGGTGCTGCCCCAGCACTGGACCACGCCGGTGGGTGGCTTCGGTCGGTTCAAGGTGCGGACTGGCCTGCTGCAGGACCAATGGGGCAGGaatctcgtcggcggctgCATGTACATCGTCCTGCGCGACGCTTTCCGACTCTACACAAAGTACCGTATGGCCCAGAATAAGCCTCTGCGCCGAGTTCGGAACGTGGACCGCCTAAGGAATCATGCCGCGTCGTCCACTTCTGCGTAACAAAAGAAAtaaaaaaagggaaaaaagaaacagTAAGCGGAATACATATCACACAACACAGTACACACACAAGCATATTATCGGCGTTGGCGGTGGCCAGGATACGGCTAGGAAGGGATGCTTTCTTTACCTTTCACTATTTTTTTGTATGACTAAATGCCTAGCAtggcggacggcgacggtctAGAGCGTTCATTTCATACGTAGCTTCAGACTATGAATCAGCGCAAATACCCAGCCCGTCTCATCGAGTGCAGCAACCCACGAGGACAAGGTCCAGCAATCGCTTGTGATGAACGTGTACATGCATGATCGCCTAAATGCATGAAATCGAGGCCTATGCGTCTCTCGAATCGGCGGGGTAAACTCCAACGCCGCAAACCGTCGCCCCCACCTTCACCGTGGCCACTGGAACCTTCCAGCCAAACAGAGACGTCAGATAAACAGAAGGAACGTCCACGCCAGCAGCCgccaacccaacccaatcGTCGTCACTCCGGGGGCGCTCAGGACCCAAAAAAAACCAACACGTACATCGCATTCGTCTTTCTCCCATCTTGCACTACTTTCAGCTCCCCCCTCCAAGCCGACTTCGTGTTTTTTGATaccccttctctccctcgtccCGAACCAACCCCTCGCTTGTTTcgcctcccccttccctcggTAGATAAACAAATACAAAGGGCCTTTTCACAATGGTAAGTTTTCCCACCCTGctacccctccccctccctcccccaaacagcggcaagagagagagagcgggGTGAAGGGTGGTGGAAACCTCAATGGGCTTCGAGCATGGGCTGACTGACCACCTCCCAATAAAACAGGCGACAGTCACAACCAAACAGCGCCTCGCGGTCGCCATCTGCGAATTCCTCTCCACCTCGGTCAACGACGGCAccgtccccgccgacgacaaggacTCCATCGACGTCGCCATCCAGTGCATCGCCGACTCTTTCAAGGTCGACCCCACCGACAAGAagctcctcgccgactcGGTCGGCTCCCAGAACCTCCATCAGATCTACTCCGTCtacgagaagctcaagaaggcgtccacccccgccgccgccgccggtgcctCGGCCGGTGCCGCTGCCGCGGGCGCTGCTGACGCCGCTGCGACCGCCTCCTCCAAGGTCCCCACcgagcaggagaagaaggacgccgacgccctcaagTCGCGCGGcaacgccgccatggcctccAAGGACTACCCctccgccatcgccctctACACCCAGGCCCTCGCCCTGAACCCGGGcaacgccgtcttcctctcgaaccgcgccgccgcccactccgccgccaaggaccaCGAGTCTgccaaggccgacgccgaggccgccgttACCATCGATCCGGCCTACACGAAAGCCTGGtcgcgcctcggccttgcccgcttcgccctcggcgacgccaagGGCGCCATGGAGGCCTACGGCAAGGGCATCGAGTACGAGggctccggcggcagcgaggccaTGAAGAAGGGTTTCGAGACGGCCAAGCGCCGCGTCGAGGAGatgcaggccgaggaagtcGACCTGCCCCGCCAGTCCCCCGGCGTcggaggtggtggtgccggcggcgctggagCTGGCATGCCCGACCTGAGCAGCCTGGCGAGCAtgctcggcggtggcggcgcgggcggtgCAGGCGGCATGCCCGACTTCAGCCAGATCATGAACAACCCCATGTTCGCCAGCATGGCCCAGAACCTCATGAGCAACCCTGACATGATGAGCAACCTCATGAGCAACCCCCGCCTGCGCGAGATGGCCGACCGtttcggcggcggtggaggtaTGCCCGACCTCAACTCTCTCATGTCCGACCCCAACATTGCCGACATGTAAGtctctccttcccttcctttcGGGCGCGCTCTACTTGGTCACGAGGGAAAAGCAAGTACTGACGGTCGGTTAACAGGGCCCGTAACATGATgggtggtgctggtggtgcccCTGGTGGCgcccctggtggtgccccTGGCGgaggtgccggcgccggccgcggaGGCTCTGCTTAGAAGCTTTTCGAAGTACgaagagaggaggatggagagaTATGCCTTTGATAAACGCGAAGCCGCATGATGCTTGACGGCACGGTGGACAAATACTCACCAGCGGATTACGAGACTCGACCTACGTCGAGATATGATAGATGCCGATGCATCAAATAGAATATCCTTTGTCAGTGTCAAGCAGAGCGCGACGAAAATGCAGACGATTACCAATTTGTCGAACTTTTTTTTGTGGCTAAACTCAGGCTTTTTATCAGGTAACCCGGCCACCGGTATCCGTACATCCTGTCTAATCTAAGAGCTGTGAGACTTTGTCAGTCTCTTTTCTGATCCACCCCATTGAGTCTAATGAAAACCGAGCTATCCgtttttttgctttctgTTGATATGACAGGCCGTTTCTTCATGAAAAGAGATGCTTCGCCGTCTCTTTTCCCTCCTTACGCCAGCTTGCGCAGGCTCACTCTCTAGATAATACCACAAGGAGTGGCTACATGAGCGCCACCGAGTGAGATAGTAATAGTACACAGTGATGATACAGAGGACCTGGACCATGACCCGAACAAAGAGAAAATGTAGTGATTGGAGGGCTACGATAAGAAAAcaaagggaaaaggggaagaaaagaTTAGACGTGATGATTGTTGTTGACTGGAGTCTTAGCGCTGGCAGCACCTCGAACGTTTGAAGTCCTGGCATTGGCATGGCGGCCACGTCCACGGTTTTTGCCGCGATTAGACCTTCCCCTGCCCCTGTGCTGGTTGGATTGCTGCGATCCGGAGGCAGGCAAAGGGCCTAGAGGCTTTGGTGATAT
This sequence is a window from Colletotrichum higginsianum IMI 349063 chromosome 8, whole genome shotgun sequence. Protein-coding genes within it:
- a CDS encoding Ring finger domain-containing protein, coding for MADVSPPPATLQHDEKRCFICLMDENESGSSESAWVDPCPCTLEGHQDCMIQWVTELEREGKEIRCPVCKAVINVDEPYDPALALNNRIYKTFSKMSPGLILGGLGAGTWVSLAMYGNIAVRVFAGPEATYRFFFNDNNPRGIPMVNWIHVAILPTIAPALILGQSFPVLGNVFFMPAAALYGVFHMARDDHFFSWPPSPQLAAACFPYIRAVYNNLYQEFVTPYEKKWERRMAGLPEPVAPPPPANNRPAGNRQRRPAGNNDGANNDDRNVGIVGGLLDAAIDMLDIPEVGMAVEVEEIEMGEEQGVAHLEILVEPLEDEAAERENAAREVADVIAEQQAHLNEQPVAIQQPAQPAQPAPAAPRQRGIQASLRDVTNTLASTLLLPMLSAGMGELLRLVLPQHWTTPVGGFGRFKVRTGLLQDQWGRNLVGGCMYIVLRDAFRLYTKYRMAQNKPLRRVRNVDRLRNHAASSTSA
- a CDS encoding Tetratricopeptide, translated to MATVTTKQRLAVAICEFLSTSVNDGTVPADDKDSIDVAIQCIADSFKVDPTDKKLLADSVGSQNLHQIYSVYEKLKKASTPAAAAGASAGAAAAGAADAAATASSKVPTEQEKKDADALKSRGNAAMASKDYPSAIALYTQALALNPGNAVFLSNRAAAHSAAKDHESAKADAEAAVTIDPAYTKAWSRLGLARFALGDAKGAMEAYGKGIEYEGSGGSEAMKKGFETAKRRVEEMQAEEVDLPRQSPGVGGGGAGGAGAGMPDLSSLASMLGGGGAGGAGGMPDFSQIMNNPMFASMAQNLMSNPDMMSNLMSNPRLREMADRFGGGGGMPDLNSLMSDPNIADMARNMMGGAGGAPGGAPGGAPGGGAGAGRGGSA